The proteins below are encoded in one region of Thermodesulfobacteriota bacterium:
- a CDS encoding SEC-C metal-binding domain-containing protein, producing the protein MEHQEIKWRTDEEILLELRAMGLPITLEDFKKAALKAKAPSKLSEEWSLRYGIQGSNEDFLYEACLELWKRHLEGVKCVEVSQDLLFDVISFYEDIQSHNKDTLLKIYHGIERFHRHCLKEDGRPDIEFFRQVEQDAYHDVESFLLEIPHVFAQNGLVDEAVNIGRWFGEFSREPENFYRDLGYILAKAGRKEEAIRQVEENLKRFPEDLWVVLNAGDAYYLLGDRKAEAFYLKGYEMAGDQKYDRLGAIERLIDFYRWQEMEAEAKRFEEEYRQLTASRVSRPEPQRKAPKIGRNDPCPCGSGKKYKKCCLNKTPA; encoded by the coding sequence ATGGAACATCAAGAGATCAAGTGGAGGACCGACGAAGAAATACTTTTGGAGCTTCGGGCCATGGGGCTACCCATCACCCTTGAGGATTTCAAAAAGGCCGCCTTGAAGGCGAAAGCCCCTTCAAAGTTATCCGAGGAATGGTCCTTGAGATATGGGATTCAAGGGTCTAATGAAGATTTTCTATATGAGGCCTGCCTCGAACTTTGGAAGAGGCACCTCGAGGGCGTGAAATGTGTCGAGGTCTCCCAAGACCTTCTCTTTGACGTGATCTCCTTTTATGAGGATATTCAGTCTCATAACAAGGACACCCTTTTGAAAATCTATCACGGGATAGAAAGATTCCACCGCCATTGTCTCAAAGAGGATGGCCGTCCTGACATAGAATTTTTCCGGCAGGTCGAGCAAGACGCCTACCACGATGTCGAAAGCTTTTTGCTCGAAATTCCCCACGTCTTCGCCCAAAACGGGCTCGTCGACGAAGCGGTTAATATCGGGCGATGGTTTGGGGAGTTTTCAAGAGAGCCCGAAAATTTCTATCGGGATCTGGGATATATCCTCGCAAAAGCCGGGAGGAAGGAAGAGGCCATTCGCCAAGTGGAGGAGAACCTCAAGAGATTTCCGGAGGATCTCTGGGTCGTCCTCAATGCAGGGGATGCCTATTATCTTCTCGGGGATAGGAAGGCCGAAGCGTTTTACTTGAAAGGCTACGAAATGGCCGGGGATCAGAAATATGATCGATTGGGCGCCATCGAGCGGTTAATCGATTTTTATCGATGGCAGGAGATGGAGGCAGAGGCCAAACGGTTCGAAGAAGAGTATCGCCAATTGACCGCCTCTCGGGTTTCGAGGCCGGAGCCCCAGAGGAAGGCACCCAAAATCGGTCGGAATGACCCCTGCCCTTGTGGTAGCGGGAAAAAGTATAAAAAATGCTGCTTGAACAAGACTCCCGCCTGA
- a CDS encoding geranylgeranyl reductase family protein, whose product MRRSDCDVIVVGGGPGGTTAARICAQKGLKTLLIEKERFPRYKPCGGCLSLKTVRLVDFDLVPVIENTIYGAKFSYRLKDPFFIESKGPIAYMVMRDRFDQFLMEKALEKGAEMIEGEKVIEVEEKADGVEVGLEGGKKVRGHFLIAADGAGSLVAKQLSLPPEGEDGYGMALQSEIPFDASLPFPERERHFVHLDFGGIPNGYAWVFPKRGWLSIGIGGMFEEGERVNIGRCLEGFLKGLPYLQGRRPEILRGHRLPSFYDENQKVARGRILLVGDAAHLMDPLQGEGIYYAIRSGMLAGEAIVESEGQGLPPSDLYQRAIQIQISSHLKWALSFSRFVFRFTRLAYQTLKHYPELSDLYLRVLEGSETYQGFVARVKERIKDFMKGRLSEKIRRAMAKA is encoded by the coding sequence ATGAGACGTTCCGATTGCGATGTGATCGTGGTGGGGGGTGGGCCAGGAGGCACGACCGCTGCCCGCATCTGTGCCCAGAAGGGGCTTAAGACCCTCTTGATCGAAAAGGAGAGATTCCCTCGATACAAGCCCTGCGGGGGATGTCTCTCCCTCAAGACCGTTCGGCTGGTCGATTTCGATCTCGTGCCCGTCATCGAAAATACCATTTACGGGGCGAAGTTCAGCTACCGCCTGAAAGACCCCTTTTTCATCGAATCGAAAGGGCCGATCGCCTATATGGTGATGAGGGACCGTTTCGATCAGTTTCTCATGGAGAAGGCCTTGGAGAAAGGGGCCGAAATGATCGAGGGAGAGAAGGTGATCGAGGTCGAGGAAAAGGCCGACGGCGTCGAGGTGGGCCTGGAGGGTGGCAAGAAGGTTCGGGGCCATTTTCTCATCGCCGCGGATGGCGCAGGTAGCCTCGTAGCGAAGCAACTCTCCCTGCCCCCGGAGGGAGAGGATGGGTATGGGATGGCCCTTCAGAGCGAAATCCCTTTTGACGCCTCCCTTCCGTTTCCTGAGAGGGAGCGCCACTTCGTCCACCTCGACTTCGGGGGGATCCCGAACGGATATGCGTGGGTCTTCCCCAAGAGGGGTTGGCTTTCGATCGGAATCGGAGGGATGTTCGAAGAAGGGGAAAGGGTTAATATCGGCCGATGTCTGGAGGGTTTCCTGAAAGGCCTTCCTTACCTACAAGGGAGAAGGCCAGAGATCCTGAGGGGGCACCGTCTTCCCTCCTTTTACGACGAGAACCAGAAGGTGGCAAGGGGAAGGATCCTCCTGGTGGGAGATGCGGCCCATCTGATGGATCCTCTCCAGGGGGAGGGGATCTATTATGCCATCCGGAGCGGGATGCTGGCCGGGGAGGCGATCGTCGAATCGGAGGGGCAGGGCCTTCCTCCTTCCGACCTCTATCAGCGGGCGATCCAAATTCAAATCTCCTCCCATCTGAAATGGGCCCTCTCGTTTTCGAGGTTTGTCTTCAGGTTCACCCGGCTCGCCTATCAGACCTTGAAGCATTATCCCGAACTGAGCGATCTCTACCTTCGGGTCCTGGAAGGGAGCGAGACCTACCAAGGATTCGTGGCGAGGGTCAAAGAGCGGATCAAAGACTTCATGAAGGGAAGGCTCAGTGAGAAGATCCGAAGGGCGATGGCAAAGGCGTGA